Proteins from a single region of Abyssalbus ytuae:
- a CDS encoding 1-aminocyclopropane-1-carboxylate deaminase/D-cysteine desulfhydrase: protein MKLSILEEKSIQLFIKRDDLIHPHISGNKYRKLKYNLIEASNKGFTTLLTFGGAYSNHIAAVAAAGKEKGFKTIGIIRGEELWNRIKENPTLKFAKECGMEFKFISRGEYRKKTDKDFIERLYCEFGNFYLVPEGGTNALAVKGCEEILTENDFSFDVVGVAVGTGGTISGIINCSQLSQQVLGFPALKGDFLNNEIVKFASKRNWKLVCDYHFGGYAKINEELITFINDFKIKTHIPLDPVYTGKMLFGLMDMIKNDEFEKGTKILAIHTGGLQGIKGMNLRNRKKGLSELL from the coding sequence GTGAAACTTTCTATTCTGGAAGAAAAATCAATTCAACTTTTTATAAAGAGGGATGATTTGATACACCCCCATATTTCAGGCAACAAGTACCGGAAGCTGAAGTATAATTTAATTGAGGCCTCAAACAAAGGTTTTACTACCCTGCTAACCTTTGGGGGTGCCTATTCCAATCATATAGCTGCTGTGGCTGCAGCAGGGAAAGAAAAGGGATTTAAAACAATTGGAATAATCAGAGGGGAAGAATTGTGGAACCGGATAAAAGAAAACCCCACACTGAAATTTGCAAAAGAGTGTGGTATGGAGTTTAAGTTTATATCGAGAGGTGAGTATAGAAAAAAGACTGATAAAGATTTTATTGAAAGATTGTATTGTGAATTCGGAAATTTTTATCTTGTTCCCGAAGGTGGAACAAACGCGCTGGCAGTAAAAGGTTGTGAAGAAATTTTAACTGAAAATGATTTTAGTTTTGATGTTGTAGGTGTGGCAGTTGGAACCGGGGGAACTATTTCCGGTATTATAAATTGTTCACAACTTAGTCAACAAGTTTTAGGTTTTCCTGCCTTAAAGGGAGATTTTTTAAATAACGAAATTGTTAAATTTGCCAGCAAGCGTAATTGGAAACTTGTTTGTGATTACCATTTTGGGGGGTATGCCAAAATAAATGAAGAGTTAATTACTTTTATTAATGATTTTAAAATAAAAACTCATATACCTTTAGATCCTGTCTATACTGGTAAAATGTTATTCGGTTTGATGGATATGATTAAAAATGATGAGTTTGAAAAAGGAACAAAAATTCTGGCAATTCATACCGGAGGGTTGCAGGGAATTAAAGGAATGAATTTAAGAAACAGAAAAAAAGGATTATCAGAATTATTATGA
- a CDS encoding DUF5522 domain-containing protein, whose amino-acid sequence MNKKSTPIEEGDFYLSEKGYKIFTEKYHLKRGYCCQNKCKNCPYGYNKNT is encoded by the coding sequence ATGAACAAGAAATCAACACCTATTGAAGAGGGAGATTTTTACCTTTCTGAAAAAGGATATAAAATATTTACTGAAAAATACCACTTGAAGCGGGGGTACTGCTGCCAGAATAAATGCAAAAACTGCCCATACGGATATAATAAAAATACTTGA
- a CDS encoding DUF4136 domain-containing protein, translating into MKVAKLLSILFVVTFFTSCVSVRVSTDYDRQANFNQYKSFAFFKPGIDKAEISDLDKKRILRAIESEMLSKGFIKSENPDILVSIFTQERERVDMYNNYGWSWGPGWGGGWNPWWGMGYNNVYTRTEGSLYIDLIDAKEKELVWQGKGTGYLTKDTEKKQERINEFVKEILGKFPPGIGQ; encoded by the coding sequence ATGAAAGTCGCAAAATTATTATCAATACTCTTTGTGGTAACGTTTTTCACTTCGTGTGTTTCCGTTCGCGTTTCTACAGATTATGACCGTCAGGCAAATTTTAATCAGTATAAATCATTTGCCTTTTTTAAACCAGGAATTGACAAAGCCGAAATCTCTGATTTAGACAAGAAAAGAATTTTAAGGGCTATTGAATCCGAAATGCTGTCAAAAGGATTTATAAAATCTGAAAATCCGGATATTCTGGTAAGCATTTTTACCCAGGAGAGAGAAAGAGTTGATATGTACAACAATTATGGTTGGAGCTGGGGCCCGGGCTGGGGAGGTGGATGGAACCCCTGGTGGGGAATGGGCTATAACAATGTTTATACCCGCACTGAAGGGTCACTTTACATAGACCTTATAGATGCTAAGGAAAAAGAATTGGTATGGCAAGGGAAAGGAACCGGATATCTCACAAAAGATACTGAAAAAAAACAGGAACGAATAAATGAATTTGTAAAAGAAATTTTAGGCAAGTTCCCTCCGGGAATTGGTCAGTAA
- a CDS encoding DUF4230 domain-containing protein: MRKILFGVILTLACILIFNYFFEKKSERQQLKESSTLIREQINNVGKLIVTEGHFAEVYKYEDVKEVLGNLIKAEKSALVVINADVDIAYNLREIHYEIDSLNKVLTIKNIPDPEIKISPDLEYYDVKQDYLNLFEAEDYNLIKEGVKKMLLNKIETTSLKTNAQNRLLSELSKFFILTNSLGWTLQYNEIPINNISELEVIKN; encoded by the coding sequence ATGAGGAAAATACTTTTTGGAGTTATTCTTACTTTAGCCTGCATTTTAATCTTTAACTATTTTTTTGAAAAAAAATCCGAAAGACAGCAATTAAAAGAAAGCTCTACGCTTATCAGGGAACAAATAAATAATGTAGGTAAACTGATTGTTACCGAGGGTCATTTTGCCGAAGTGTATAAATATGAAGATGTAAAAGAAGTCTTAGGTAATTTAATTAAAGCCGAAAAAAGCGCACTGGTAGTAATAAATGCCGATGTGGACATTGCATATAACCTTAGGGAAATACACTATGAAATTGACAGTTTAAATAAGGTGCTGACTATAAAAAATATCCCCGATCCGGAAATTAAAATAAGTCCTGATTTGGAATATTATGATGTTAAACAGGATTATTTAAATCTCTTTGAGGCAGAAGATTATAATTTAATTAAAGAAGGGGTGAAAAAGATGTTGTTAAACAAGATTGAAACAACTTCTTTAAAAACAAATGCCCAAAACAGGTTGCTCAGTGAATTATCTAAATTTTTTATTTTAACAAATTCTTTGGGCTGGACATTACAATATAATGAGATACCTATAAATAACATATCCGAACTCGAAGTTATTAAAAATTAA
- a CDS encoding GSCFA domain-containing protein has product MKLQTIVPLNKEENQISYQSELLLIGSCFVLNMGSKFEYYKFKSVVNPFGIIFNPNAIDILVERAVNNKKFEEKDIFFFNERWHCYEVHSDLSDVSKENLLHNLNQALDLLSYRLKKSTHIIITLGTSWVYRLNETGKLVANCHKVPQNNFTKHLLSTEEITENLENILNNVKNINNRAEVIFTVSPVRHLKDGFTENQASKSHLITALHEILNRKSGNINLTYFPSYEIMIDELRDYRFYKEDMVHPNSLAVNYIWEKFKAVWISESDFSTMEEVASIQKSLTHKPFNPESDQHKKFLKSLSEKIMYLQLKYPFIKF; this is encoded by the coding sequence ATGAAACTGCAAACTATTGTTCCATTAAATAAGGAAGAAAATCAAATCAGCTACCAGTCTGAATTATTGTTAATAGGCTCATGTTTTGTTCTAAACATGGGTAGTAAGTTTGAATATTATAAATTTAAGTCTGTTGTAAACCCTTTTGGTATTATATTTAATCCAAATGCTATTGACATATTAGTTGAAAGGGCCGTAAATAATAAAAAGTTTGAAGAAAAGGATATTTTCTTTTTTAACGAAAGATGGCATTGTTATGAAGTTCATTCGGATTTAAGCGATGTTTCAAAAGAAAATTTACTGCATAATTTAAATCAGGCACTTGATTTATTATCGTATCGACTAAAAAAATCTACACATATAATTATTACACTCGGAACATCCTGGGTTTATCGCTTAAATGAAACTGGAAAACTGGTAGCCAATTGCCATAAAGTACCTCAAAACAATTTCACAAAACATTTGCTGTCAACAGAAGAAATAACTGAAAATCTGGAAAATATATTAAATAATGTTAAGAATATAAATAATCGGGCTGAGGTAATATTTACCGTGTCACCTGTCAGACATCTTAAAGACGGATTTACAGAAAATCAAGCAAGTAAATCTCATCTTATAACTGCATTACATGAAATTTTAAATCGTAAGTCTGGAAATATTAATTTAACTTATTTTCCTTCTTATGAGATTATGATAGATGAACTCAGGGATTACAGGTTTTATAAAGAAGATATGGTTCACCCCAATTCGTTGGCTGTAAATTATATATGGGAAAAATTTAAGGCGGTATGGATAAGCGAAAGTGATTTTTCCACAATGGAAGAAGTAGCATCTATTCAAAAAAGCCTTACTCACAAACCATTTAATCCGGAATCAGATCAACATAAAAAGTTTTTAAAATCACTTTCCGAAAAAATTATGTATCTTCAACTTAAGTATCCTTTTATTAAATTTTAA
- the alaS gene encoding alanine--tRNA ligase has protein sequence MAKSQDIRAKFLEFFEKKQHEIVPSAPMVIKNDPTLMFTNAGMNQFKEYFLGNTAPKNTRVTDTQKCLRVSGKHNDLEEVGMDTYHHTMFEMLGNWSFGDYFKKEAIEWAWELLTEVYKIDKDILYVTVFEGADDDGLEMDNDAYNFWKKIVPEERIIMGNKKDNFWEMGDQGPCGPSSEIHVDIRPPEEKTKIPGRNLVNQDHPQVVEIWNLVFIEFNRKANGTLEKLPARHVDTGMGFERLCMVLQGVTSNYDTDVFTPLIREIETITNSKYGNADTDGEKTDIAIRVVADHVRAVAFAIADGQLPSNTGAGYVIRRILRRAIRYGFTFLNQKEPFIFKLVDTLSKQMHEFFPEIKSQKNLVVNVIKEEEHSFLRTLEQGLLLLENVIAGTNGKVVSGAKAFELYDTYGFPIDLTALILRERGFQLDEKGFEAELQKQKERSRAATKVETGDWHIITDDLEEEFVGYDTLETNVKLTRYRIVESKKEGEMYQLVFNLTPFYPEGGGQVGDKGYLETPNGDVIYILDTKKENNVIIHLAKGLPKNINDTFKAVVDQKQRKRTASNHTATHLLHQALRTILGTHVEQKGSMVHSSYLRFDFSHFSKVSDEELKQVEDFVNARIREQLPLEEKRGIPYRQALDEGAIALFGEKYGDAVRAIKFGESMELCGGTHVQNTADIWHFIITSESAVAAGVRRIEAITSDAAKDYFASQTEAFNEVKSILKNPKDPVKAVVSIQEENTALKKQIEGLLKDKARNLKGELKNKLEQVNNINFLATKVDLDAASIKDLAFELGNEYKNLFALFAAENEGKAMLTCYISKELANEKGYNAGQVVRELGKLIHGGGGGQPFFATAGGKNPGGISQALEKAKDYIL, from the coding sequence ATGGCTAAGTCTCAAGACATCAGAGCAAAATTTTTAGAATTTTTTGAGAAAAAACAACATGAAATAGTACCGTCAGCTCCAATGGTTATTAAAAATGACCCAACCCTGATGTTTACTAATGCTGGGATGAATCAGTTTAAGGAATACTTTTTAGGGAATACTGCTCCCAAAAATACCAGGGTGACTGATACTCAAAAATGTTTACGTGTAAGCGGTAAGCATAATGACCTGGAGGAAGTAGGAATGGACACCTACCACCATACCATGTTTGAAATGCTGGGGAACTGGAGTTTTGGTGATTATTTTAAAAAGGAAGCTATTGAATGGGCCTGGGAACTCTTAACAGAGGTTTATAAAATAGATAAGGACATTTTATATGTTACCGTTTTTGAAGGTGCTGATGATGACGGGCTTGAAATGGATAATGATGCTTATAACTTCTGGAAAAAAATTGTTCCGGAAGAAAGAATTATAATGGGAAATAAAAAGGACAATTTCTGGGAAATGGGCGACCAGGGCCCCTGCGGACCATCTTCCGAAATTCATGTTGATATAAGACCACCCGAAGAAAAAACAAAAATACCGGGAAGAAACCTGGTTAATCAGGATCACCCTCAAGTAGTTGAAATATGGAACCTCGTTTTTATAGAGTTTAACAGGAAGGCAAATGGAACACTGGAAAAATTACCTGCCCGCCATGTGGATACCGGTATGGGTTTTGAACGCCTGTGTATGGTGTTACAGGGTGTAACCAGTAATTATGATACTGATGTTTTTACCCCTTTAATCAGGGAAATTGAAACGATAACAAACTCTAAATACGGTAATGCTGATACTGATGGAGAAAAAACCGATATTGCTATAAGGGTGGTAGCGGATCACGTAAGGGCAGTAGCATTTGCCATTGCTGACGGCCAGTTGCCTTCAAATACCGGTGCCGGGTATGTGATAAGAAGAATTTTGCGTAGGGCGATACGGTACGGATTTACTTTTTTAAACCAAAAAGAGCCTTTTATTTTTAAGCTCGTAGATACTTTAAGCAAGCAGATGCACGAGTTTTTTCCTGAAATTAAATCCCAGAAAAATTTAGTTGTTAATGTAATCAAAGAAGAAGAACATTCTTTTCTGCGAACATTAGAACAGGGTTTATTGCTGCTTGAAAATGTTATAGCAGGGACGAATGGCAAAGTAGTATCAGGGGCTAAAGCTTTTGAATTATACGATACATATGGTTTTCCTATAGATCTGACTGCACTTATATTAAGAGAGAGAGGTTTTCAGTTAGATGAAAAAGGTTTTGAAGCCGAACTCCAAAAACAAAAAGAACGCTCCCGTGCAGCTACAAAAGTTGAAACAGGGGACTGGCATATTATTACGGATGATCTTGAGGAAGAATTTGTAGGATACGATACTCTGGAAACCAATGTGAAATTAACCCGTTACCGAATAGTTGAAAGTAAAAAGGAAGGTGAAATGTATCAACTGGTTTTTAATTTAACACCGTTTTATCCGGAAGGGGGAGGACAGGTAGGTGATAAAGGTTATTTGGAAACTCCTAACGGTGATGTTATTTATATACTGGATACTAAAAAGGAAAATAATGTAATTATCCATTTAGCCAAAGGCCTTCCTAAAAATATTAATGATACTTTTAAAGCTGTGGTAGATCAAAAACAAAGGAAGCGAACAGCTTCCAACCATACAGCTACCCATTTATTGCATCAGGCATTACGTACTATTTTGGGAACTCATGTAGAACAAAAAGGAAGTATGGTTCACAGTAGTTATCTCCGTTTTGATTTTTCACATTTTAGCAAAGTGTCTGATGAAGAATTAAAACAAGTGGAAGACTTTGTAAATGCAAGGATAAGGGAACAACTTCCGTTAGAAGAGAAAAGAGGTATTCCTTACCGGCAGGCACTTGATGAAGGGGCCATTGCTTTATTTGGAGAAAAATACGGCGATGCGGTAAGAGCTATAAAATTTGGTGAAAGCATGGAACTTTGCGGAGGAACCCATGTTCAAAATACAGCCGACATATGGCATTTTATCATAACATCCGAAAGTGCTGTTGCGGCAGGTGTTAGAAGAATTGAAGCCATAACTTCTGACGCAGCAAAAGATTATTTTGCGTCTCAGACAGAAGCTTTCAATGAAGTTAAGTCAATTTTAAAAAATCCTAAAGATCCCGTTAAGGCTGTTGTCTCAATACAGGAAGAAAATACCGCATTAAAAAAACAAATAGAAGGCTTGTTAAAAGATAAAGCCAGAAATCTTAAAGGTGAACTTAAAAATAAGCTGGAACAAGTGAATAATATTAATTTCCTGGCCACAAAAGTAGACCTTGACGCTGCTAGTATTAAAGACCTGGCGTTTGAATTGGGCAATGAATATAAAAATCTCTTCGCATTGTTTGCTGCTGAGAATGAGGGTAAAGCCATGCTTACTTGTTACATATCAAAAGAATTGGCTAATGAAAAAGGTTATAATGCCGGACAGGTAGTTAGGGAATTAGGTAAATTAATACATGGCGGCGGAGGCGGTCAGCCATTCTTTGCCACTGCCGGGGGTAAAAACCCTGGAGGAATTTCACAAGCGCTTGAAAAAGCAAAAGATTATATTTTGTAA
- a CDS encoding M23 family metallopeptidase, whose amino-acid sequence MTKVKYYYDPETLSYRRIEPRKGKKIAAVFLFLVASFLFGSMGLVVLLNTNIVNTPRELSQQRELNNYKFQFDLLDKKMAQMESVLENIEDRDNNIYRLYFEANPIPEEQRQAGFGGINRYKSLEGFNNSKVVIDATKRLEKLQKRMVVQSKSLDEITGLAKEKEKLLAAIPAIQPVTNKDLTRMASGYGWRSDPFTKARKMHWGMDFTAPRGTPVYATGDGVVKRADNNSSGYGEHIRIDHGFGYVSLYGHLSKYNVRKGQKVKRGDIIGFVGSTGRSQAPHLHYEIFKDGDRINPINFYYGSLTSDEFEAMLRVATQENQSLD is encoded by the coding sequence ATGACGAAGGTAAAATATTATTACGATCCTGAAACACTTTCATACCGCAGAATTGAGCCCCGAAAAGGGAAAAAAATTGCTGCAGTTTTTTTATTCCTGGTAGCTTCCTTTCTTTTTGGATCTATGGGTCTGGTTGTTTTATTAAATACCAATATAGTTAATACTCCCAGAGAATTATCACAACAAAGAGAATTAAACAATTATAAATTTCAGTTTGACCTTCTGGACAAAAAGATGGCTCAAATGGAAAGCGTACTGGAAAATATTGAAGACAGGGACAATAACATATACCGTTTATATTTTGAAGCCAACCCCATTCCGGAAGAACAAAGGCAAGCAGGTTTTGGGGGAATTAACAGGTACAAATCCCTTGAAGGTTTCAATAATTCTAAAGTTGTCATTGATGCTACTAAACGTTTGGAAAAACTTCAAAAAAGGATGGTGGTACAATCAAAATCTTTAGATGAGATAACCGGCCTTGCCAAAGAAAAAGAAAAACTATTGGCTGCTATACCTGCAATTCAGCCTGTTACAAATAAAGACCTTACCCGTATGGCCTCCGGTTACGGCTGGAGATCCGATCCGTTTACAAAAGCCAGGAAAATGCATTGGGGAATGGATTTTACCGCGCCCCGAGGAACGCCTGTTTACGCTACCGGTGATGGAGTGGTAAAAAGGGCAGATAACAATTCATCGGGCTATGGTGAACATATCAGGATTGACCATGGTTTTGGGTATGTAAGCTTGTACGGACACTTAAGCAAATACAATGTGAGAAAAGGCCAAAAAGTAAAAAGAGGAGATATAATTGGTTTTGTAGGAAGTACAGGACGATCTCAGGCCCCACATTTACACTACGAGATTTTTAAAGATGGTGACCGCATTAATCCTATTAACTTTTACTATGGAAGTTTAACTTCTGATGAATTTGAAGCCATGTTAAGAGTTGCAACTCAAGAAAACCAATCACTTGATTAA
- a CDS encoding MerR family transcriptional regulator, giving the protein MHIELPEKRYYNIGEVAKAFQVNTSLIRFWEKEFEVLKPKKNAKGNRKFTPEDIKNLQLIYYLVKERGFTLEGAKIHLKEEKQKILTNFEIIRKLEDVKAELLKIKDQL; this is encoded by the coding sequence ATGCACATAGAACTTCCTGAAAAAAGATATTATAACATTGGTGAAGTCGCCAAAGCCTTTCAGGTTAATACTTCCCTTATAAGGTTCTGGGAAAAAGAATTTGAGGTTCTTAAACCAAAAAAAAATGCCAAAGGCAACAGGAAGTTTACCCCTGAAGATATAAAAAACCTTCAGCTCATATATTATTTGGTCAAAGAACGTGGTTTTACACTGGAAGGGGCAAAGATTCATCTAAAAGAAGAAAAGCAAAAAATCTTAACAAATTTTGAGATTATTCGTAAATTAGAAGATGTGAAAGCCGAACTTTTAAAAATCAAAGATCAACTTTAA
- a CDS encoding LemA family protein, with amino-acid sequence MKKWLIALIVIAIIVFALIKWGAGINNTAVNYEENAKTAWADVESTYQRRNDLIGNLVKTVQGAADFERGTLTDVIEARAKATSVKIDPTNITPQQLEQFNEAQSGLSSALSRLLVTVERYPDLKANQNFLELQAQLEGTENRINVARDRYNEAVNIYNKHIKIFPNNLFAGWFGFEEMARFSAEEGAEKAPEVEFDFK; translated from the coding sequence ATGAAAAAATGGTTAATTGCTTTGATTGTCATTGCCATCATAGTTTTTGCCCTGATTAAATGGGGTGCAGGTATAAATAATACAGCCGTTAATTACGAAGAAAATGCTAAAACAGCATGGGCCGATGTTGAAAGCACTTATCAACGAAGAAATGATCTTATTGGAAATTTAGTAAAGACTGTTCAGGGTGCTGCCGATTTTGAACGCGGTACTTTAACCGACGTTATTGAAGCTCGTGCAAAAGCAACTTCGGTAAAAATAGACCCCACTAATATTACACCTCAACAACTGGAACAATTTAATGAAGCTCAATCAGGTTTAAGTAGTGCTTTATCCAGATTACTCGTAACTGTAGAAAGGTATCCTGACCTAAAAGCAAACCAGAATTTTTTAGAATTGCAGGCACAACTTGAAGGAACCGAAAACCGGATCAATGTTGCCAGAGACAGATATAATGAAGCTGTAAATATATACAACAAGCATATAAAAATATTTCCCAACAACCTTTTTGCCGGGTGGTTTGGCTTTGAAGAAATGGCAAGATTTTCGGCTGAAGAAGGTGCCGAAAAAGCCCCTGAGGTTGAATTTGATTTTAAGTAA
- a CDS encoding TPM domain-containing protein — protein sequence MSAVENFLTQHEEQEVVEAIRTAEKNTSGEIRVHIESSCGKEDVLQRAKEVFHLLKMDNTKEENGVLIYVAVNDHTFAIYGDKGIDKVVPHDFWNETKEIIQYHFKHKKFKQGLVNGILKAGKQLQSHFPHNHNDDNELPDEISKG from the coding sequence ATGTCAGCTGTTGAAAATTTCCTCACTCAGCATGAAGAACAGGAAGTTGTTGAAGCTATCCGTACAGCCGAAAAAAACACTTCCGGAGAAATACGTGTACATATAGAATCCTCCTGTGGTAAAGAAGATGTTTTACAACGTGCAAAAGAAGTATTCCACTTGCTTAAAATGGACAATACCAAAGAGGAAAACGGTGTACTGATTTATGTTGCAGTAAATGATCATACTTTTGCCATATATGGTGATAAAGGAATTGACAAAGTTGTTCCTCATGATTTTTGGAATGAAACCAAAGAAATAATTCAATACCACTTTAAGCATAAAAAATTTAAACAAGGTCTGGTAAACGGAATTTTAAAAGCCGGAAAACAACTGCAAAGCCATTTTCCCCACAACCATAATGATGACAACGAGTTACCGGACGAAATTTCTAAAGGGTAA
- a CDS encoding TPM domain-containing protein produces the protein MYNLKILKNTLFILGSLLIFQWGFSQYKIPEKPGFQTSVYDDEVKLLSASQKAALENKLIKYADTTTTQIVVAIISSTEGEDIDYLGAQWGQKWGIGQANEDNGVLIILAKDDRQVGISTGYGTEHLLTDAISKRIIQNVMIPEFKKGDYYTGLDRGTDVIFQVMQGEYKGTRQSNSEQFPPGKFIFLFFIFIVIIIILSKGRRNGGGGNRGNRSPGLDLMDIIILSNMGRGGYKGSSGGFGGFGGGTGGFGGGFGGGGFGGGGASGSW, from the coding sequence ATGTACAATCTGAAAATCTTGAAAAATACTTTATTCATCCTGGGAAGTTTGTTGATTTTTCAATGGGGATTTTCTCAATATAAAATTCCTGAAAAACCCGGTTTCCAAACAAGTGTTTATGATGATGAAGTAAAATTGTTATCTGCTTCTCAAAAAGCAGCCCTGGAAAATAAACTCATCAAATATGCCGATACTACAACTACACAAATTGTAGTTGCCATTATTTCTTCTACCGAAGGAGAAGATATAGATTATTTGGGGGCTCAATGGGGACAAAAATGGGGAATCGGACAGGCCAATGAAGATAACGGCGTATTGATTATTCTTGCAAAAGATGACAGGCAGGTGGGTATTTCTACAGGTTACGGAACCGAACATTTGCTAACAGATGCCATCTCTAAAAGAATAATACAAAACGTAATGATCCCTGAATTTAAAAAAGGTGATTATTACACCGGGCTGGATAGAGGTACCGATGTAATTTTCCAGGTAATGCAAGGTGAATATAAAGGTACCAGACAAAGCAACAGTGAGCAATTTCCACCAGGAAAATTTATTTTCCTTTTCTTTATTTTCATAGTAATTATTATTATCCTGTCCAAAGGAAGAAGAAATGGCGGAGGAGGAAATAGAGGAAACCGGTCTCCGGGATTAGACCTCATGGATATTATTATACTAAGTAATATGGGACGGGGTGGTTATAAGGGGTCGTCCGGTGGATTCGGAGGTTTTGGCGGTGGCACCGGCGGATTTGGAGGAGGCTTCGGAGGAGGCGGATTTGGAGGCGGGGGTGCCAGTGGTAGTTGGTAA